In the genome of Photobacterium sp. TLY01, one region contains:
- a CDS encoding DUF2788 domain-containing protein codes for MLYEHMDLLESVGLDLLFAAIFFFIGMAIKDVLKQGNVPPFGRKIVWLVLFLGCFGFISKGVIQMTMEGVGIG; via the coding sequence ATGTTATACGAGCACATGGACCTGCTGGAATCAGTCGGACTTGATTTATTGTTCGCAGCCATCTTCTTTTTCATTGGTATGGCGATCAAAGATGTCCTCAAGCAAGGCAATGTGCCACCATTTGGCCGAAAAATCGTCTGGCTGGTCTTGTTTTTAGGGTGCTTTGGATTCATATCCAAAGGTGTGATTCAGATGACAATGGAAGGCGTGGGGATAGGATAA
- a CDS encoding alpha/beta fold hydrolase gives MNLHYQIQGQGQTVVLIHGLFGSADNLGLLARTLKEHYQVISLDLRNHGRSPHSEHFTYSDMAQDVVELLNQLDIQNFSVVGHSMGGKVAMALTELAGERIEHLIVLDMAPVAYQVHRHQNVFAGLKAVDEQRITSRKEAEQYLSQHVLEPGVRQFLLKSLYKAHESFQWRFNVDALINNYSTIMGWSAISPFHGRTLFIKGQDSEYILAEHREHIANQFPNAKAHMVANTGHWLHAEKPDTVNRIVLGFLEKDTQPNN, from the coding sequence GTGAATCTTCATTATCAAATACAGGGTCAAGGCCAGACGGTCGTCCTTATTCATGGCTTGTTTGGCAGTGCAGACAATCTCGGTCTGCTGGCCAGAACACTCAAGGAGCACTATCAGGTTATTAGTCTGGATCTGCGTAACCACGGCCGCTCCCCGCATAGTGAGCACTTCACTTATTCAGACATGGCACAAGATGTAGTTGAACTGCTGAATCAACTTGATATCCAAAACTTTAGCGTGGTTGGCCATTCCATGGGCGGAAAAGTAGCCATGGCATTGACCGAACTGGCTGGTGAGCGGATCGAGCACCTAATCGTGCTCGACATGGCACCTGTGGCTTATCAGGTCCACAGACATCAGAACGTATTCGCCGGTCTCAAAGCCGTTGACGAACAAAGGATCACCAGCCGTAAAGAAGCCGAACAGTATTTATCACAGCATGTTCTGGAACCCGGTGTGCGTCAGTTTCTGCTCAAATCTCTGTATAAAGCGCACGAATCCTTCCAGTGGCGCTTCAATGTTGACGCACTCATCAACAACTACAGCACCATTATGGGCTGGTCGGCTATATCCCCCTTTCATGGCCGTACGTTGTTTATTAAAGGTCAGGACTCAGAATATATTCTGGCTGAACACCGCGAACACATTGCCAACCAGTTCCCGAACGCTAAGGCCCATATGGTCGCCAATACAGGCCACTGGCTTCATGCGGAGAAACCAGACACGGTTAACCGTATCGTTCTCGGTTTTTTAGAGAAGGATACACAGCCTAACAATTAA
- the sdhD gene encoding succinate dehydrogenase, hydrophobic membrane anchor protein, producing the protein MVSNVSSIGRNGVHDFILIRATAIILTLYTIYMVCFFAFGPELNFETWTAFFSKLSTKVFTMLALASVLIHGWIGMWQVLTDYIKPAFLRAGLMFAIVAVLFVYLLSGFFIVWGA; encoded by the coding sequence ATGGTAAGCAATGTTTCAAGCATTGGACGTAATGGTGTTCACGACTTTATTCTGATTCGTGCAACCGCAATTATCCTCACTCTTTATACCATTTATATGGTGTGCTTTTTCGCTTTTGGCCCTGAGCTGAATTTTGAAACCTGGACAGCGTTCTTTTCAAAACTAAGCACAAAAGTCTTTACTATGCTGGCGTTGGCCTCCGTTCTGATTCATGGGTGGATCGGCATGTGGCAAGTACTGACTGACTACATTAAACCTGCCTTTTTACGTGCAGGGCTGATGTTTGCAATTGTCGCTGTGCTTTTTGTTTATCTGTTATCTGGTTTCTTTATTGTGTGGGGTGCGTAA
- the fldA gene encoding flavodoxin FldA, which yields MASVGLFFGSDTGNTEAVAKMIQKQLGKNLVEVKDIAKSSKEDIENFDLLLLGIPTWYYGEAQCDWDDFFPELEGIDFENKLVAIFGCGDQEDYAEYFCDAMGTVRDIVEGRGAIIVGHFPTESYEFEASKALVDDQHFVGLCIDEDRQPELTDERVEKWVKQIYEEMCLAELAD from the coding sequence ATGGCGAGTGTAGGACTCTTCTTTGGTAGCGACACGGGGAACACTGAAGCCGTCGCTAAAATGATCCAAAAGCAGCTGGGTAAAAACCTGGTTGAAGTCAAAGACATTGCGAAGAGCAGCAAAGAAGATATTGAAAATTTCGACCTGTTACTGCTGGGTATCCCGACCTGGTATTACGGCGAAGCGCAATGTGATTGGGATGATTTCTTCCCTGAACTGGAAGGCATTGATTTCGAAAACAAGCTGGTTGCTATTTTTGGCTGTGGTGATCAGGAAGATTACGCCGAGTATTTCTGCGACGCCATGGGTACAGTGCGTGACATCGTTGAAGGTCGCGGTGCTATCATCGTTGGCCACTTCCCAACTGAAAGCTATGAGTTTGAAGCATCAAAAGCATTGGTGGACGATCAACATTTTGTTGGCCTGTGCATTGATGAAGATCGTCAGCCAGAATTGACTGACGAGCGCGTCGAGAAATGGGTGAAGCAGATCTACGAAGAAATGTGTCTGGCCGAACTGGCTGACTAA
- a CDS encoding DUF2517 family protein, with the protein MFTPLSMQHILARRTCVVIAGVLSFPVMVFMPTSVKSRFYSYLHKVWLKTSTKPVWLQHSEQGAQELY; encoded by the coding sequence ATGTTTACCCCGTTATCTATGCAACACATTCTTGCACGCCGCACCTGCGTTGTGATCGCCGGTGTGCTGAGTTTTCCGGTGATGGTATTCATGCCTACGTCCGTTAAGTCACGTTTCTATAGTTATCTGCATAAAGTCTGGCTGAAAACCAGTACCAAGCCGGTTTGGTTACAACACTCTGAGCAAGGTGCGCAAGAACTCTATTGA
- a CDS encoding DUF4442 domain-containing protein, with protein MNQFYKPRIVKFALNIWPPFWGAGIRILHISEDFRHVEICLKLRWWNKNANRTQYGGSIFSLTDPVYALMLMGILGKEYFVWDKQAEVNFLKPGQTDLKAVFTISDQCIEDIKRSTARGDKYFPEFIVNVSDSQGDVVAQVKRVLYVRKKPQYRNAALEEGENRSGECVSEQ; from the coding sequence GTGAATCAGTTTTATAAGCCCCGGATCGTGAAATTTGCGCTCAATATCTGGCCACCTTTTTGGGGGGCCGGTATTCGAATTCTGCACATCAGTGAAGATTTCCGGCATGTGGAAATTTGTCTGAAATTAAGGTGGTGGAATAAGAATGCAAACCGAACCCAGTATGGCGGCAGCATTTTTTCACTGACAGATCCTGTCTATGCTCTGATGCTGATGGGGATACTCGGGAAAGAGTATTTTGTCTGGGATAAACAAGCCGAAGTCAATTTTCTCAAGCCAGGTCAGACGGATCTGAAAGCGGTATTTACTATTTCAGATCAGTGTATTGAGGATATTAAGCGCTCAACTGCTCGCGGTGATAAATATTTTCCTGAATTCATTGTCAATGTGTCGGATAGTCAGGGGGACGTGGTGGCTCAGGTCAAGCGCGTGCTGTATGTACGGAAGAAACCACAGTACCGGAATGCGGCACTTGAGGAAGGCGAAAACCGTTCGGGTGAGTGTGTGAGTGAGCAATAA
- the pgm gene encoding phosphoglucomutase (alpha-D-glucose-1,6-bisphosphate-dependent), with protein MAIHPRAGQQARQEDMHNIPALVANYFLIEPDASNDAQRVAFGTSGHRGCADKGTFNQHHIWAIAQAVADVRREQGVTGPLFLGKDTHALSEPALLSALEVLVANDVNVVLQTKQGYTPTPGISHAILTFNRSHTEKADGIVITPSHNPPQDGGIKYNPSHGGPAEGAITSAIESRANQLIAEGLVSVKRVSISEALSSHYVTEQDLVKPYVADLVNVIDIAAIQKAKLKLAVDPLGGSGIEYWREIGRHYNLDLTLVDESVDPAFRFMSLDKDGVVRMDCSSPYAMAGLLAHKDSYDLAFGNDPDFDRHGIVTPAGLMNPNHFLAVCIDYLYRHRPDWNDKVAVGKTLVSSAIIDRVVADLGRELCEVPVGFKWFVDGLYSGELGFGGEESAGASFLRKDGTPWSTDKDGILLCLLAAEITAVTGMNPQQYYQTLTEKHGECRYSRLQAVANSAQKAVLSKLSPDMVKADTLAGDTITARLTHAPGNGAAIGGLKITTENGWFTARPSGTEEIYKIYCESFKGDAHLRQIEDEAQKIVSHVFSAAGL; from the coding sequence ATGGCGATTCATCCTCGTGCCGGGCAGCAAGCCCGGCAAGAAGACATGCATAACATTCCGGCTCTTGTGGCCAATTATTTTCTGATTGAACCTGATGCGTCGAATGATGCTCAGCGTGTTGCGTTTGGCACCTCCGGTCATCGTGGCTGTGCCGATAAGGGAACCTTCAATCAACATCATATCTGGGCAATTGCCCAGGCGGTTGCCGATGTTCGTCGTGAACAGGGCGTAACCGGGCCTCTGTTTTTAGGGAAGGATACACACGCTTTGTCTGAACCGGCGTTGCTTTCGGCTTTGGAAGTGCTGGTGGCCAATGACGTGAATGTGGTACTGCAGACGAAGCAGGGCTACACACCCACGCCGGGTATTTCGCATGCGATTCTGACGTTTAATCGTAGCCATACAGAAAAAGCTGACGGCATTGTCATCACCCCTTCGCACAATCCTCCGCAGGATGGCGGGATTAAATATAATCCGTCCCATGGCGGACCGGCTGAAGGCGCGATCACGAGCGCCATTGAAAGCCGGGCCAATCAACTGATTGCCGAAGGTTTAGTGTCAGTGAAGCGGGTGAGTATTTCTGAAGCCTTGTCCAGTCATTACGTCACTGAGCAGGATCTCGTCAAACCTTATGTGGCAGATCTGGTGAATGTCATCGATATCGCTGCGATTCAAAAAGCCAAGCTGAAACTGGCCGTCGACCCTCTGGGTGGCTCCGGGATCGAATACTGGCGAGAAATCGGGCGTCACTACAACCTGGATCTCACTCTGGTTGATGAATCTGTGGATCCGGCGTTTCGCTTTATGAGCCTGGACAAAGATGGTGTCGTGCGGATGGATTGCTCGTCACCGTATGCCATGGCGGGTTTGCTGGCGCATAAAGACAGTTATGATCTGGCCTTTGGTAATGACCCTGATTTTGACCGCCACGGAATCGTGACGCCGGCCGGCCTGATGAATCCTAACCATTTCCTTGCGGTCTGCATCGACTATTTGTACCGCCATCGTCCTGACTGGAATGACAAGGTGGCCGTAGGCAAGACCCTGGTCTCCAGTGCGATTATTGACCGTGTTGTGGCGGATCTGGGCCGTGAACTGTGTGAAGTGCCTGTGGGCTTCAAATGGTTTGTTGATGGTCTGTACAGTGGTGAGCTTGGCTTTGGCGGTGAAGAAAGTGCGGGTGCATCCTTTTTGCGCAAAGATGGTACGCCCTGGTCAACCGATAAAGACGGTATTTTGCTCTGCCTGTTAGCGGCAGAAATCACTGCGGTGACAGGGATGAACCCGCAACAGTATTACCAGACCTTAACGGAAAAGCACGGTGAGTGCCGTTACAGCCGATTGCAGGCCGTGGCAAACAGTGCGCAAAAAGCTGTTTTGAGTAAACTGTCTCCAGACATGGTCAAAGCTGACACATTGGCAGGTGATACCATTACCGCGCGTCTGACCCATGCTCCGGGTAATGGTGCTGCAATTGGCGGACTGAAAATTACCACAGAGAATGGCTGGTTCACGGCGCGACCTTCAGGTACTGAAGAAATTTACAAGATCTACTGTGAAAGCTTCAAAGGTGACGCACATCTTCGTCAGATAGAAGATGAAGCACAGAAGATTGTCAGTCACGTCTTTTCTGCCGCTGGCCTGTAA
- a CDS encoding Nif3-like dinuclear metal center hexameric protein — MNNLKLESLLNTLLSPHLIKDYCPNGLQVEGRSEVQKIVTGVTACQALIDQAIEMKADALLVHHGYFWKNEPSEIRGMKYRRIKALIENGINLYAYHLPLDVHQELGNNAQLADQLGIKHLGGLEPGNPHPVAVYGEFPTALTGEQLANRIEKVLHRKPLHIGEGGPDLIKTVGWCTGGGQDFIDLAVAQGLDAYITGEVSERTVHTAREQGIHFFSAGHHATERYGVEALGEWLADEHQFDVTFVDIDNPV, encoded by the coding sequence ATGAACAACCTCAAACTCGAATCATTGTTAAATACATTACTCAGCCCGCACCTGATCAAAGATTATTGTCCGAATGGGCTGCAAGTTGAAGGCCGTAGTGAGGTACAAAAAATTGTAACCGGTGTGACAGCTTGCCAGGCACTGATTGATCAAGCGATTGAAATGAAAGCCGATGCTTTGCTGGTGCATCATGGTTACTTTTGGAAAAATGAACCTTCTGAAATTCGCGGGATGAAATACCGACGGATCAAAGCATTGATTGAAAACGGGATTAACCTCTACGCCTATCATTTGCCTTTAGATGTCCACCAGGAACTGGGTAATAATGCCCAGCTTGCTGACCAATTAGGTATCAAGCATCTGGGAGGACTGGAGCCTGGTAATCCGCACCCGGTTGCCGTTTACGGGGAATTTCCAACGGCGCTGACGGGTGAGCAGCTGGCGAACCGTATTGAGAAGGTGCTCCATCGCAAACCCTTACATATCGGAGAGGGTGGCCCTGATCTGATCAAAACAGTGGGCTGGTGCACCGGCGGCGGTCAGGATTTTATTGATCTTGCCGTTGCGCAGGGACTGGATGCCTATATCACAGGTGAGGTGTCAGAGCGGACGGTCCATACGGCGCGGGAGCAGGGCATTCATTTCTTCAGTGCGGGACATCATGCGACTGAGAGATACGGTGTTGAAGCGCTGGGGGAGTGGCTGGCCGATGAGCATCAGTTTGATGTCACCTTTGTAGATATTGATAACCCGGTGTAA
- a CDS encoding DUF1853 family protein: MNDINKNVTKEHNDNIRHFRHVLDMPVLTQGVDHQVSDKWLGKFRDRAIIPADAHYDGNQRLGFYYQWLWQQLINHHPDFELVGEEIQLHEAKRTLGAIDFLVFNKQSNQLEHWEVAIKFYLAYQQRWLGPNSADNLDNKINKMIQHQLAMTQHQAYKDQYAKSLGQPSCQRLIVQGRLFDHFRNEESGSALPINPDVHKGLWCFQSQAEDLSLKILTKRDWLTPPSYSSMPTLMVPSAITVPTQGVAEDNQVWFIVPDHWPLHNRDRHQHDRPSTP, translated from the coding sequence ATGAATGATATAAACAAAAACGTAACAAAAGAACACAACGATAACATCCGGCATTTTCGCCATGTGCTGGATATGCCAGTGTTAACGCAAGGTGTCGACCATCAGGTCAGTGATAAGTGGCTGGGCAAATTCAGAGACAGAGCAATCATCCCGGCAGATGCTCATTACGACGGCAACCAAAGACTCGGATTTTATTACCAGTGGCTGTGGCAGCAGCTCATCAACCACCACCCCGATTTTGAACTTGTCGGCGAAGAGATACAGTTACACGAAGCAAAACGTACGCTGGGTGCCATTGATTTTCTGGTGTTCAATAAACAATCTAACCAGTTAGAACACTGGGAAGTGGCCATTAAGTTTTATCTGGCTTATCAACAACGATGGCTGGGACCAAACTCAGCGGATAATCTGGATAATAAGATCAACAAAATGATTCAGCACCAGCTGGCAATGACACAACATCAGGCCTACAAAGATCAGTATGCCAAATCGCTGGGTCAGCCCTCCTGCCAGCGACTAATCGTACAGGGGAGACTTTTCGATCACTTCCGGAATGAAGAATCAGGTTCCGCCTTGCCCATCAATCCTGATGTTCATAAAGGGCTTTGGTGTTTCCAGAGCCAGGCAGAAGACTTATCGTTAAAAATCCTCACCAAGAGAGACTGGTTAACCCCACCCAGCTATTCATCAATGCCAACTCTGATGGTACCTTCGGCGATCACGGTGCCGACTCAGGGTGTTGCTGAAGATAATCAGGTCTGGTTCATTGTTCCTGACCACTGGCCACTGCACAACCGCGACAGGCATCAGCATGATCGGCCGTCAACTCCGTAA
- the sdhC gene encoding succinate dehydrogenase cytochrome b556 subunit, with protein sequence MHTGGFIKIKRFYGAEWAKTVKVNKPRPVNLDLQTIRFPLTAISSILHRVSGVITFVSLAILLWLLNLSLSSPQGFAEAADIVDSFFVKFILWGVLTALFYHIVLGVRHLMMDMGYFEELESGTTSAKISFAIVAVLSVFAGGLVW encoded by the coding sequence ATGCATACCGGAGGTTTTATAAAAATAAAACGCTTCTATGGAGCTGAGTGGGCAAAGACCGTGAAAGTTAACAAGCCAAGACCTGTCAACCTCGACCTACAGACGATACGCTTTCCGCTGACTGCGATTTCGTCAATCCTGCACCGTGTATCGGGCGTGATCACTTTTGTTTCCCTTGCCATCCTGCTGTGGCTACTGAACCTGTCTCTTTCCTCTCCCCAAGGATTTGCTGAAGCCGCTGACATCGTGGACAGCTTCTTTGTCAAATTCATCCTCTGGGGTGTGCTGACAGCACTCTTCTATCACATTGTTCTGGGTGTTCGTCACCTGATGATGGATATGGGATATTTTGAAGAGCTGGAATCTGGCACCACAAGTGCGAAAATCAGTTTTGCGATTGTGGCGGTTCTGTCTGTGTTTGCAGGAGGCCTGGTATGGTAA
- the seqA gene encoding replication initiation negative regulator SeqA gives MKTIEVDEELYRYIASQTRHIGESASDILRRLLLEDSNSQPVIPARPKAAQGIVVSKDAGNLPQSEDRVKAMRSLLISDEFAGQERAIGRFMLVLSALYRIDPQAFTDATAIKGRTRIYFADSEEKLLNSGKTTKPKAIPETPFWVITNTNTDRKRQMIEQLMQKMQFTQDIVEKVCGEI, from the coding sequence ATGAAAACGATTGAGGTAGACGAAGAGCTGTATCGTTATATTGCCAGCCAGACCCGGCATATTGGTGAAAGTGCATCAGATATTCTGCGCCGTTTGCTGCTGGAAGACTCCAATAGTCAGCCTGTCATTCCAGCACGCCCTAAAGCTGCGCAAGGCATTGTGGTTAGCAAAGATGCCGGTAATTTGCCACAGTCGGAAGACAGGGTCAAAGCCATGCGCTCACTGCTGATTTCAGATGAGTTTGCTGGTCAGGAAAGAGCCATTGGCCGCTTTATGCTGGTGCTTTCTGCGCTCTATCGTATCGATCCTCAGGCTTTCACCGATGCGACGGCGATTAAAGGCCGAACCCGCATTTACTTCGCTGACAGTGAAGAAAAGCTGTTGAACAGCGGCAAGACGACGAAACCGAAAGCCATTCCTGAAACGCCTTTTTGGGTGATCACCAATACCAATACCGACCGTAAACGTCAGATGATTGAACAGCTGATGCAAAAAATGCAGTTCACACAGGATATTGTAGAAAAAGTTTGCGGTGAAATTTAA
- a CDS encoding citrate synthase — MADKKATLHIEGKAPVELPILGGSLGPEVLDVRKLGASGYFTFDPGFLATASCESQITYIDGAKGVLLHRGYPIDQLANNADYLEVCYILLYGEVPTRAQYEQFRKTVTRHTMVHEQIASFFHGFRRDAHPMAVMCGVVGALAAFYHDSLDINNDEHREITAFRLLSKMPTLASMCYKYSIGQPFIYPRNDLDYAENFLHMMFATPCEEYEVSPVVARAMDKIFTLHADHEQNASTSTVRLAGSSGANPFACIAAGIASLWGPAHGGANEACLRMLEEIGSVENIPEFIERAKDKDDPFRLMGFGHRVYKNYDPRATVMREACHEVLQELKIQDPLLDVAMELERIALSDEYFVEKKLYPNVDFYSGIILKAIGIPVSMFTVIFAMSRTIGWIAHWNEMHSDPNNRIGRPRQLYTGHQQRDFQPLHERE, encoded by the coding sequence ATGGCAGACAAGAAAGCTACTCTTCATATTGAAGGGAAAGCACCGGTCGAACTGCCGATTCTCGGGGGCTCACTAGGTCCAGAAGTACTGGATGTTCGTAAACTCGGCGCATCTGGCTATTTCACTTTCGACCCAGGTTTCTTAGCTACTGCATCATGTGAATCTCAAATTACTTACATTGATGGTGCGAAAGGTGTGCTGCTTCACCGTGGCTATCCAATCGACCAATTAGCTAATAACGCTGATTATTTAGAAGTCTGTTACATTCTGCTGTACGGCGAAGTTCCTACCCGCGCCCAGTACGAGCAATTCCGCAAAACTGTCACTCGCCATACGATGGTGCATGAGCAAATCGCAAGCTTCTTCCACGGTTTCCGTCGCGATGCTCACCCAATGGCAGTCATGTGTGGTGTTGTCGGTGCGCTGGCAGCCTTCTACCATGATTCACTGGACATCAATAACGACGAGCACCGCGAAATCACTGCATTCCGCCTGCTGTCAAAAATGCCGACGCTGGCATCAATGTGCTACAAGTACTCCATTGGCCAGCCGTTTATCTATCCTCGTAACGATCTGGATTACGCTGAAAACTTCCTGCACATGATGTTTGCAACGCCATGTGAAGAGTATGAAGTCAGTCCGGTTGTCGCCCGTGCAATGGATAAAATCTTCACCCTGCATGCCGATCACGAACAGAATGCTTCGACATCTACCGTACGTCTGGCTGGTTCTTCCGGTGCTAACCCGTTTGCGTGTATTGCAGCTGGTATCGCTTCTCTTTGGGGCCCTGCTCACGGTGGTGCGAATGAAGCCTGCCTGCGTATGCTTGAAGAAATTGGCAGCGTAGAGAATATCCCTGAGTTTATTGAGCGTGCGAAAGACAAAGACGATCCGTTCCGTCTGATGGGCTTCGGCCACCGTGTGTACAAGAACTATGACCCACGTGCAACCGTGATGCGTGAAGCTTGTCACGAAGTGCTGCAAGAGCTGAAAATCCAGGATCCACTGCTGGATGTTGCGATGGAGCTGGAACGTATTGCTTTGTCTGATGAATACTTTGTTGAGAAGAAACTGTACCCGAACGTAGACTTCTACTCAGGTATTATCCTGAAAGCGATTGGTATTCCTGTCTCAATGTTTACGGTTATCTTCGCGATGTCCCGTACTATCGGCTGGATTGCGCACTGGAATGAAATGCACAGTGATCCAAACAACCGTATCGGTCGTCCGCGTCAGCTGTATACTGGCCATCAGCAACGTGATTTCCAACCACTTCACGAGCGTGAGTGA
- the sdhA gene encoding succinate dehydrogenase flavoprotein subunit, whose product MSIAVREFDAVVIGAGGAGMRAALQISEQGLKCALLSKVFPTRSHTVSAQGGITVALGNSHPDNWEWHMYDTVKGSDYIGDQNAIEYMCKNGPQSVIELEKMGLPFSRFENGRIYQRPFGGQSKEFGGEQAARTAAAADRTGHALLHTLYQQNIKHKTTIFSEWYALDLVKNQDGAILGCTALCMETGEVCYFKSKATILATGGAGRIYQSTTNAHINTGDGVGMALRAGVPMQDIEMWQFHPTGIAGAGVLVTEGCRGEGGYLLNKDGERFMERYAPNAKDLAGRDVVARSMMVEIREGRGCDGPWGPHIKLKLDHLGKDVLESRLPGILELSRTFAHVDPVKEPIPVIPTCHYMMGGVPTQVSGQAIKQNANGQDEEVQGLFACGEIASVSVHGANRLGGNSLLDLVVFGRATGLHLGETLAAQAEARPATESDIEASLTRLNRWNSTQKGEDPVQIRKDLQSCMQNNFSVFREGAAMAEGLSQLKEIRERLKEARLDDTSSEFNTQRIECLELDNLMETAYATAVAANYRTESRGAHARFDFPERDDENWLCHSIYNPETEQMSKRDVNMTPVHRDAFPPKARTY is encoded by the coding sequence GTGAGCATTGCAGTTCGAGAGTTTGACGCCGTAGTAATCGGTGCTGGTGGTGCAGGTATGCGTGCTGCACTGCAAATTTCTGAGCAGGGCCTGAAATGTGCACTGCTGTCTAAAGTGTTTCCTACCCGTTCTCACACTGTATCTGCGCAGGGTGGTATCACAGTTGCGTTAGGTAACTCGCATCCTGATAACTGGGAATGGCACATGTACGACACGGTAAAAGGGTCGGATTATATCGGTGACCAGAATGCCATCGAATACATGTGTAAAAATGGCCCGCAGTCCGTCATTGAACTTGAAAAAATGGGGCTGCCTTTTTCCCGTTTTGAGAATGGTCGCATTTATCAGCGTCCGTTTGGTGGTCAGTCAAAAGAGTTTGGTGGCGAGCAGGCAGCGCGAACAGCCGCTGCGGCAGACCGGACAGGCCATGCATTGCTGCACACCTTGTATCAGCAAAACATTAAGCACAAGACAACGATTTTCTCTGAGTGGTATGCACTGGATCTGGTGAAGAACCAGGATGGCGCGATTCTGGGTTGTACTGCCTTGTGCATGGAAACCGGTGAAGTTTGTTACTTCAAGTCCAAAGCGACAATTTTAGCCACGGGTGGTGCAGGTCGTATCTATCAGTCCACGACAAACGCACACATTAACACGGGTGACGGTGTCGGTATGGCACTGCGCGCTGGTGTGCCTATGCAGGATATCGAAATGTGGCAGTTCCACCCAACCGGTATTGCCGGCGCCGGTGTACTGGTTACCGAAGGCTGCCGTGGTGAAGGTGGTTACCTGCTGAACAAAGACGGTGAGCGTTTCATGGAGCGCTATGCACCTAACGCGAAAGACCTGGCAGGTCGTGACGTTGTTGCCCGCTCTATGATGGTGGAAATCCGTGAAGGACGTGGCTGTGATGGCCCATGGGGACCACACATTAAACTGAAATTGGATCACCTGGGTAAAGATGTTCTGGAATCACGTCTGCCGGGTATCCTGGAATTGTCTCGCACCTTCGCACACGTCGATCCGGTGAAAGAGCCGATTCCTGTCATTCCAACCTGTCACTATATGATGGGCGGTGTACCGACTCAGGTTTCAGGACAGGCGATTAAGCAAAACGCAAACGGTCAGGACGAAGAAGTTCAGGGTCTGTTTGCGTGTGGTGAAATTGCCTCTGTTTCTGTGCATGGTGCGAACCGCCTGGGCGGAAACTCCCTGCTTGACCTGGTTGTATTTGGCCGTGCGACGGGCCTGCATCTGGGTGAAACTCTGGCAGCTCAAGCAGAAGCGCGTCCGGCAACAGAATCTGACATCGAAGCTTCCCTGACGCGTCTGAACCGCTGGAACAGCACGCAAAAAGGCGAAGATCCGGTACAAATCCGTAAAGATCTGCAATCTTGCATGCAAAACAACTTCTCGGTATTCCGTGAAGGTGCTGCCATGGCAGAAGGTCTGAGCCAGCTGAAAGAAATCCGCGAGCGTTTGAAAGAAGCACGTCTGGATGACACCTCCAGCGAATTCAACACGCAGCGCATCGAGTGTCTGGAGTTGGATAACCTGATGGAAACTGCCTATGCAACGGCAGTCGCGGCGAACTACCGTACAGAAAGCCGTGGTGCTCACGCCCGTTTTGACTTCCCTGAGCGTGATGATGAAAACTGGCTGTGTCACTCTATTTACAACCCGGAGACAGAACAAATGTCCAAGCGTGATGTAAATATGACACCCGTCCATCGTGATGCATTCCCGCCGAAAGCGCGGACTTACTAA